One window of Brevinema andersonii genomic DNA carries:
- a CDS encoding flagellar FlbD family protein: protein MIEVTRLNDTKIFLNPALIETIEQTPDTVVIFNSGKKFLVKESPQDLERKFSNFLAGSIYKALVHAGANVSLNPRKKES, encoded by the coding sequence ATGATAGAGGTTACCAGACTCAACGATACTAAAATCTTTCTCAATCCAGCACTGATCGAAACCATCGAACAAACTCCGGATACCGTTGTTATTTTCAATTCCGGAAAAAAATTTTTGGTTAAAGAAAGTCCCCAAGATTTGGAAAGAAAATTTTCCAATTTTTTAGCCGGTAGCATTTATAAAGCTTTAGTACATGCTGGAGCTAATGTTTCTCTGAATCCTAGGAAGAAGGAGAGTTGA
- a CDS encoding motility protein A: MERGSIIGLVVCAILMFGGMFLSAGTLAPYWDLNSILITVGGSAGATILANPWERTKKIGKLFSIAMKQPNTELAPLIDTLLTFGEKARKEGVLSLEDDVAEIPDPFLQKAIRLVVDGTDPEVVKRIMYNELDKLDARHQAYAQIFADWGAYGPAFGMIGTLVGLIALLGNLADTSALGKGMAVALITTLYGSILANWICIPIAAKLNNFNAEEVMMKEIILEGVLSIQAGDNPAILRERLNSFLSASDRRAESED, translated from the coding sequence ATGGAAAGAGGTTCAATTATTGGATTGGTTGTTTGTGCGATTCTGATGTTCGGTGGAATGTTTTTATCGGCTGGTACTTTAGCTCCGTATTGGGATTTAAACTCTATTCTTATTACTGTGGGCGGTTCTGCGGGCGCTACAATTTTAGCAAATCCTTGGGAGCGTACTAAGAAAATCGGCAAGCTTTTTTCGATTGCAATGAAACAACCTAATACAGAACTAGCCCCTTTGATTGATACGTTGCTGACTTTTGGCGAAAAGGCTCGTAAAGAAGGTGTGCTTTCTTTGGAAGATGATGTTGCCGAAATCCCCGATCCTTTTCTTCAAAAAGCAATTCGATTGGTTGTCGATGGTACCGATCCTGAAGTTGTAAAACGTATTATGTATAATGAATTAGACAAACTCGATGCACGTCATCAAGCTTATGCTCAAATTTTTGCCGATTGGGGAGCTTATGGACCTGCTTTTGGGATGATAGGGACATTAGTCGGACTAATTGCTCTGTTAGGAAATCTTGCCGATACGTCTGCCTTGGGGAAAGGAATGGCTGTGGCTTTGATTACCACTCTTTACGGCTCGATTTTAGCAAACTGGATTTGTATTCCGATTGCCGCAAAACTTAATAATTTCAATGCTGAAGAAGTCATGATGAAAGAAATTATCCTTGAAGGCGTGTTGTCAATTCAAGCGGGTGATAACCCAGCTATCTTACGTGAACGTTTGAACTCATTCTTGTCAGCCAGCGATCGGCGTGCCGAATCAGAAGATTAG